A genomic segment from Scytonema millei VB511283 encodes:
- the purM gene encoding phosphoribosylformylglycinamidine cyclo-ligase has protein sequence MDYQAAGVNVEAGRAFVEGIRQLVHRTHRPEVIGGLGGFGGYFQLPSGYTEPVLVSGTDGVGTKLKLSHALNRHDTVGIDLVAMCVNDVLTSGAEPLFFLDYLATGKLNSEQLTQVVSGISLGCQKAGCALLGGETAEMPGFYQAGEYDLAGFCVGIVEKSKLLDGSRVQIGDVAIALASQGVHSNGYSLVRKIVEVGGYAWSDRPEEFSGQSLGEVFLTPTRIYVRPVLGAIASGIEIHAMAHITGGGIPENLPRCLGEGQSIRVDVDRWTIPPVFQWLAKVGGVTQKEMFNTFNMGIGYVAIVPPQAVEETLRWFDSQDVEAFVIGEVIAGSGTVEGIPKD, from the coding sequence ATGGATTATCAAGCAGCAGGGGTTAATGTTGAAGCTGGTAGAGCATTTGTTGAAGGCATTCGCCAGCTAGTGCATCGCACCCATCGCCCAGAAGTGATTGGGGGATTGGGAGGTTTCGGCGGTTATTTTCAACTCCCTAGCGGTTACACGGAGCCAGTTTTAGTCTCTGGGACAGATGGAGTCGGCACAAAATTGAAACTTTCTCACGCGCTCAACCGTCACGACACGGTAGGAATCGATTTAGTGGCGATGTGCGTGAATGATGTACTGACTTCTGGAGCAGAACCGCTGTTTTTCTTGGATTATTTAGCAACGGGAAAGCTCAACTCGGAGCAACTGACACAGGTAGTTAGCGGCATCAGTTTAGGATGTCAAAAGGCGGGGTGTGCGCTGTTGGGGGGTGAAACCGCTGAAATGCCTGGTTTTTATCAGGCAGGAGAGTACGATCTGGCGGGTTTTTGTGTGGGAATTGTGGAAAAGAGCAAGTTGCTGGATGGTTCTAGGGTACAAATAGGGGATGTGGCGATCGCGCTTGCCAGTCAAGGTGTCCACAGTAACGGTTACAGCTTGGTACGGAAAATTGTTGAGGTGGGGGGATATGCTTGGAGCGATCGCCCAGAGGAGTTTTCCGGTCAAAGTTTGGGAGAAGTTTTCCTAACACCAACGCGGATTTATGTCAGGCCCGTACTGGGGGCGATCGCATCTGGGATAGAAATTCACGCGATGGCACATATCACGGGTGGGGGAATACCGGAAAATTTACCCCGTTGTCTGGGTGAAGGGCAATCGATTCGCGTGGACGTGGACAGATGGACGATTCCCCCAGTGTTTCAGTGGCTGGCGAAAGTTGGTGGAGTCACTCAGAAGGAGATGTTCAATACTTTTAATATGGGGATTGGCTACGTGGCGATCGTTCCTCCCCAAGCTGTAGAAGAGACCCTGCGATGGTTTGACTCTCAGGATGTCGAGGCGTTTGTCATTGGAGAAGTCATTGCTGGTAGTGGAACCGTTGAGGGTATACCTAAAGACTGA
- a CDS encoding MFS transporter, translating into MSNRKEHLEHLPHAEAANRTIRFKQHDRLFALLSLAAGLIFLQGYTIAPLIPRLAEAFNVPVQEIGIIVPAYMLAYALMALFYGVLSDRFGRWSVIRISLIIFVICTALTATAQTALQMVIWRLLTGLGASGVIPLTFALIGDLFPFDQRGSKLGLVFAAMEGGMAAGSAGGAILEPFVGWRSLFIGTAVLAALVLWRLHLYGALFDTAKVEKLPTIRQVFRGYSQILSSFRGKRTYAYVLWNGIYHSGVYTWLGLYLSQRYNMDALSIGLTILGYGIPGLLLSSLIGRAVDRWGRRWLVPAGLIMAALAGIAMIFEIPPIGTTIAVLVLSLGYDLTQPLFVGIVTDLGDGNSLGQTMGLKVFVLFTGFGIGSLIFGELLRFGFGASLAIFGGIQLICGAIAIRLFWQEVPSRLRSKSP; encoded by the coding sequence ATGTCAAACCGCAAAGAACATCTTGAGCATTTACCTCACGCTGAAGCAGCCAATCGCACAATTCGTTTCAAGCAGCACGATCGCCTGTTTGCTTTACTTTCGCTGGCTGCGGGTCTAATTTTTCTGCAAGGATACACGATTGCTCCCCTGATTCCGCGTTTGGCGGAAGCCTTTAACGTTCCAGTTCAAGAAATTGGCATTATTGTTCCAGCCTACATGTTGGCTTACGCGCTGATGGCATTGTTTTACGGCGTGCTGTCAGATCGATTTGGCAGATGGTCGGTGATTCGCATCTCGCTCATCATTTTTGTCATCTGTACGGCTTTGACTGCAACAGCTCAAACAGCTTTGCAAATGGTAATCTGGCGACTGCTGACAGGACTGGGAGCTAGTGGAGTGATTCCACTCACGTTTGCCTTGATTGGCGATTTGTTTCCATTCGACCAGCGAGGTAGTAAATTAGGGCTTGTTTTCGCAGCTATGGAAGGGGGAATGGCAGCGGGTTCTGCGGGTGGCGCGATTCTCGAACCATTTGTTGGGTGGCGATCGCTGTTTATCGGGACGGCTGTTCTTGCTGCTTTAGTCCTTTGGCGGCTGCATCTTTACGGCGCTTTATTTGATACAGCTAAAGTAGAAAAATTACCGACGATTCGCCAGGTATTTCGGGGATACAGTCAGATTTTAAGCAGTTTTCGCGGTAAACGGACTTATGCCTATGTTTTGTGGAACGGCATTTATCACTCTGGCGTGTATACATGGCTGGGGTTGTACTTGTCGCAACGCTACAACATGGATGCATTGAGCATTGGTCTGACTATTCTCGGCTACGGCATTCCTGGGTTGCTACTAAGTTCTCTAATTGGTCGAGCCGTGGATCGTTGGGGACGGCGTTGGTTAGTTCCGGCAGGATTAATTATGGCAGCCTTAGCGGGAATTGCGATGATTTTTGAGATTCCTCCCATTGGAACGACGATCGCGGTGCTTGTCTTATCTTTAGGGTACGACCTGACGCAACCTTTATTCGTAGGTATCGTGACTGACTTGGGAGATGGTAATAGTTTAGGTCAAACAATGGGACTGAAAGTGTTTGTCCTGTTTACTGGATTTGGTATTGGCAGCTTGATATTCGGGGAACTGTTGCGGTTTGGATTTGGAGCGTCACTTGCCATTTTTGGTGGCATTCAGTTGATTTGTGGTGCGATCGCAATTCGGCTATTCTGGCAGGAAGTTCCATCACGGCTGCGATCGAAATCGCCTTAG
- a CDS encoding ABC transporter ATP-binding protein, which translates to MAQRSRFSKLLSYLRPHWKQVLIGVVALFVVNAVGVYIPLLIRDIIERLQGEFRFEQVLQFVGLIIVLSSVMWVIRMVSRIALFGAGRQVEFDLKQKLFQHLLKLEPTYFNTNTAGDLINRATSDVENIRRLVGFAVLSIVNTIFAYALTLPFMLQINVELTLAAVAIYPVMLIVVQLFSDRLRNEQAEVQEELSDLSELIQEDMSGMALIKIYAQETNERLAFRQNNSRLLGANLKLAKTRNTLFPLVGGFSYVSLLLLLWFGAGRIAAGNLSVGDFIALILYVERLVFPTALLGFTITAYQRGEVSIDRVESILAVKPQIYDKPDAISLPKEEIKGELTARNLSYTYVGSSTPSLQNVSFSIQPGETVAIVGPIGSGKSTLANALPHLLEIDPGQLFLDGQDITQITLKDLRRAIAYVPQDSFLFSTTIKNNIRYGDPLAEQSDVEYCAKQAQIHPEILNFPQQYETIVGERGITLSGGQRQRTALARALLVDAPVLILDDALSSVDNQTATAILDNLSTGTDRKTVIFISHQLSAAATADRILVMDGGAIVQSGTHEELVQQPGLYQNLWNQHQLQEILQ; encoded by the coding sequence ATGGCTCAACGTTCTCGCTTTTCTAAACTCCTCAGTTACCTACGTCCCCACTGGAAACAAGTTCTCATAGGGGTTGTGGCTTTATTTGTAGTTAACGCCGTCGGGGTATACATTCCACTACTAATTCGCGACATTATCGAGCGACTTCAAGGAGAATTTAGGTTCGAGCAAGTCTTACAGTTTGTCGGATTGATAATTGTTTTAAGTTCTGTCATGTGGGTAATCCGTATGGTATCGCGGATTGCCCTGTTTGGTGCGGGGCGACAAGTCGAATTTGACTTGAAACAGAAGCTATTTCAACATCTTTTGAAGCTGGAACCTACCTATTTCAACACAAATACAGCGGGAGATTTGATCAACCGCGCTACGAGTGATGTCGAAAATATTCGGCGATTGGTGGGTTTTGCAGTACTGAGTATTGTCAACACGATCTTTGCTTATGCGTTGACGCTACCTTTCATGTTGCAAATTAATGTCGAACTGACTCTTGCTGCTGTAGCAATTTATCCGGTGATGTTGATCGTAGTACAGTTATTTAGCGATCGCCTCCGTAACGAACAAGCAGAAGTCCAAGAGGAACTATCTGACCTGAGCGAATTAATTCAAGAAGATATGAGCGGGATGGCATTAATTAAAATCTACGCTCAAGAAACAAACGAACGCCTAGCTTTTCGGCAAAATAATTCTAGGTTATTAGGGGCAAATTTAAAACTCGCCAAAACTCGTAATACTTTGTTTCCCCTAGTTGGAGGTTTTTCTTATGTTAGTCTACTCTTATTATTGTGGTTTGGAGCAGGACGAATTGCTGCTGGGAATTTAAGTGTTGGTGATTTTATCGCCCTCATACTTTATGTCGAAAGACTCGTTTTTCCCACCGCTTTACTTGGGTTTACAATTACAGCTTATCAAAGAGGAGAAGTCAGTATCGATCGCGTAGAATCCATTCTGGCTGTCAAACCTCAGATTTACGATAAACCTGACGCGATTTCATTACCAAAAGAAGAGATAAAAGGAGAGTTAACAGCACGCAATTTGAGCTATACATATGTTGGTTCTAGTACACCGTCATTACAAAATGTCAGCTTTTCCATTCAGCCAGGAGAGACAGTCGCAATTGTAGGACCAATTGGTTCGGGAAAATCTACATTAGCAAATGCTTTACCTCATCTTTTAGAAATTGACCCAGGACAATTATTTTTAGATGGGCAAGATATTACTCAAATTACATTGAAAGATTTACGCCGCGCGATCGCCTACGTACCACAAGATAGTTTTCTCTTCAGCACCACGATTAAAAATAATATTCGCTATGGCGATCCGCTCGCAGAACAATCTGATGTAGAATATTGCGCCAAGCAAGCTCAAATTCACCCTGAAATTCTCAATTTTCCGCAGCAATACGAAACAATTGTGGGCGAAAGAGGGATTACCCTTTCCGGTGGTCAAAGACAGCGTACAGCGCTTGCTAGAGCTTTGCTTGTAGATGCTCCGGTACTGATTTTAGACGATGCCTTATCGAGCGTTGACAATCAGACTGCAACAGCAATTTTAGATAATCTTTCCACAGGAACCGATCGCAAAACTGTGATATTTATCTCTCATCAGCTCTCAGCGGCGGCTACTGCCGATCGAATTTTGGTGATGGATGGGGGTGCGATCGTCCAATCTGGCACGCATGAAGAATTGGTTCAACAACCAGGGTTATACCAAAATTTGTGGAACCAGCACCAATTACAAGAGATTTTGCAATAA
- a CDS encoding HupE/UreJ family protein, translating into MMSKDLMSKILQRSLRCVGAIATALTIAFFAIPQPAYAHHAIGGKTPVNLFEGFLSGLAHPVIGLDHLAFVVAIGLLAVGQRRGALIPAGFVVAAMLGTVIHVFQIDLSAAEIAIAVSVIIFGAMLLWQNRPHWLVTLGLGAIAGLFHGYAYGESIVGAQMFPLFAYLLGFTLIQYGVALVAFLAGNLALQKSANSSPSWLRLSGLAICAIGVVFLTSSVMG; encoded by the coding sequence ATGATGTCTAAAGATTTGATGTCTAAAATTTTGCAGCGATCTCTGCGCTGTGTAGGGGCGATCGCAACTGCTTTAACGATCGCATTTTTTGCCATACCCCAACCAGCTTATGCCCATCACGCGATTGGTGGCAAGACTCCAGTAAATTTATTTGAAGGATTCTTGTCAGGATTAGCTCACCCTGTTATCGGTTTAGATCATTTAGCTTTTGTCGTGGCAATTGGATTACTTGCAGTCGGACAACGGCGTGGTGCTTTAATTCCGGCTGGGTTTGTCGTGGCGGCGATGTTGGGGACAGTTATTCACGTCTTTCAAATCGATTTATCTGCGGCTGAGATCGCGATCGCAGTTTCTGTAATTATCTTTGGGGCAATGCTGTTGTGGCAAAATCGTCCTCACTGGTTGGTAACATTGGGGTTAGGCGCGATCGCGGGATTGTTTCACGGTTACGCTTATGGAGAGTCTATTGTAGGGGCGCAAATGTTTCCTCTATTTGCTTACTTGTTGGGTTTTACTCTAATCCAATATGGTGTTGCCTTAGTTGCCTTTTTAGCAGGGAATTTAGCATTACAGAAATCTGCTAACTCTAGTCCTTCTTGGTTAAGATTATCTGGTTTAGCAATCTGCGCGATCGGTGTAGTGTTCTTGACTTCCTCGGTGATGGGTTAA
- the cobW gene encoding cobalamin biosynthesis protein CobW — translation MATKLPVTVVTGFLGSGKTTLIRHLLQNNQGRRIAVLVNEFGELGIDGELLKSCQICPEEAKGEDSLPQIVELTNGCLCCTVQEEFLPTMQELLKRRDSLDGIVIETSGLALPKPLVKAFRWHEIRNAATVDAVVTVVDCAAVAAGTFASDPQAVETQRQTDESLEHETPLQELFEDQLACADLVILNKTDLIDATTQAEVLNLVKQELPRQVKMVTSDRGQIDPTILLGFQAAAEDDLSNRPSHHDTEEDHKHEEEITSTHVVLNRTFEPHALQNQLQALAKEQDIYRIKGFVAVANKPMRLVLQGVGTRFDQFYDRLWQPEEMPQTRLVFIGRSLNPTTIESQLVALPN, via the coding sequence ATGGCTACAAAACTTCCTGTTACAGTCGTTACTGGTTTCTTAGGCAGTGGTAAAACAACTCTCATCCGTCATTTACTGCAAAATAATCAGGGACGGCGGATTGCTGTTTTAGTCAATGAGTTTGGCGAGTTAGGGATAGACGGAGAATTACTGAAATCTTGTCAGATTTGTCCAGAAGAGGCGAAAGGTGAAGATAGCTTACCTCAGATTGTGGAATTAACAAATGGTTGTCTGTGTTGTACGGTACAAGAAGAATTCTTGCCGACGATGCAAGAGTTGTTGAAACGCCGAGACAGTCTCGATGGAATTGTCATTGAAACTTCTGGATTAGCTTTACCAAAACCATTAGTGAAAGCTTTTCGCTGGCACGAGATCCGCAATGCTGCTACGGTGGATGCAGTGGTGACTGTGGTAGATTGTGCTGCTGTTGCCGCAGGAACGTTTGCTAGCGATCCGCAAGCGGTTGAGACGCAAAGACAGACAGATGAGAGTTTAGAACACGAAACTCCATTACAGGAATTATTTGAAGACCAGTTGGCTTGTGCAGATTTGGTTATATTGAATAAAACCGACTTAATTGATGCAACAACGCAAGCCGAAGTTTTAAATTTGGTGAAACAAGAATTACCGCGACAGGTAAAAATGGTAACAAGCGATCGCGGTCAAATTGACCCTACAATTTTGTTAGGTTTTCAAGCTGCGGCTGAAGACGATTTGTCTAATCGTCCTAGCCATCACGACACGGAAGAAGACCACAAACACGAAGAGGAAATTACTTCAACCCATGTTGTTTTAAATCGTACATTTGAACCTCATGCTTTACAAAACCAATTGCAAGCATTAGCAAAAGAACAAGATATTTATCGGATTAAAGGTTTTGTCGCTGTTGCTAATAAACCAATGCGTCTAGTTTTACAAGGGGTAGGAACGCGATTTGACCAATTTTACGATCGCTTGTGGCAACCTGAAGAAATGCCGCAAACTCGATTGGTTTTTATCGGTCGCAGCCTCAATCCTACTACAATTGAATCTCAATTAGTAGCTTTGCCGAACTAA
- a CDS encoding ATP-binding protein, translating into MDWSLQSLDRDNASASQSEELTIAETVDLTNCDREPIHIPGSIQPHGVLFVLQEPDLIVVQVSKNVSDIIKVSAQELLDKPLSKLLNLKHINSIKQCLSQEFDSVNPLKVAIKAQNKTLVFDGTLHRNIDNLLVLELEPRRTNKSRDFFDFYHLVKNPIDRMQKVHTLAEMCQIVVKEVRKLTNFDRVMVYRFNSEGAGTVIAEDKREDLNSYLGLHYPASDIPKQAKHLYILNLLRLVPDINYQPVEIISTDSDNNKSLDLSLSILRSVSPIHIEYLKNMGVGASMSISLIKNKKLWGLIACHHSSANYLTCEVRTACEFLGQVMSLELAAKEDNEGMEYKIRLNSILSKFVEIIPQDENFVESLLQDRINLLELTASEGAAICADSKVWLVGKTPSETEIQELIEWLEPQINNDVYCTDSLPKAYQPATKFKDSASGLLATAISKSQNDYILWFRPEVIQTVNWGGNPHKPVEVQQDGSLRLSPRKSFELWQETVKLKSLPWQQCEIDVAVELRSAIVGIVLRQAAELARINSELERSNSELDAFAYIASHDLKEPLRGIHNYSSFLLEDYADILNEDGALKLQTLVRLTQRMEDLIESLLHFSRLGRVELSFQTTNLNELVNNVIEVLNISLKEDKANIRISQILPAIECDRVQVSEVFSNLISNAIKYNNKVDKFVEIGYLDPEHKSDNSQTNSFIFYVRDNGIGIREKHLETIFRIFKRLHAPNRYGGGTGAGLTIAKKIVERHGGKIWVESTYGEGSTFYFTLPG; encoded by the coding sequence ATGGATTGGTCATTACAATCGCTAGATCGAGACAACGCCAGTGCTTCACAGTCGGAGGAGTTGACGATCGCCGAAACGGTTGATTTGACGAATTGCGATCGCGAACCGATTCATATTCCTGGTTCTATCCAGCCTCACGGTGTACTTTTTGTCCTACAAGAACCTGACTTAATCGTTGTACAAGTTAGCAAGAATGTTTCCGATATCATTAAAGTTTCAGCTCAAGAATTACTGGATAAACCATTAAGTAAATTACTTAATTTAAAGCATATTAATTCGATAAAACAATGTTTATCGCAGGAATTTGATAGTGTAAATCCATTAAAAGTAGCCATAAAAGCTCAAAACAAAACTCTAGTTTTTGATGGAACTCTTCATCGCAATATAGATAATTTACTTGTTCTAGAACTAGAGCCAAGAAGAACGAATAAAAGTAGAGACTTTTTTGATTTTTATCATTTAGTCAAAAACCCGATCGATCGGATGCAAAAGGTACATACTTTAGCAGAGATGTGCCAAATTGTTGTGAAAGAAGTCAGAAAACTGACTAACTTCGATCGCGTCATGGTTTATCGTTTTAATTCTGAGGGTGCTGGTACGGTTATAGCGGAAGATAAACGCGAAGATTTGAATTCTTATCTTGGCTTGCACTACCCTGCTTCCGATATTCCTAAGCAAGCCAAGCATCTTTATATCCTAAATCTCCTCCGGCTCGTTCCCGATATCAATTACCAACCTGTAGAAATTATTTCTACTGATTCAGATAACAATAAGTCTTTAGATTTGAGTCTTAGTATTTTACGTAGCGTTTCTCCGATCCATATTGAGTATTTAAAAAATATGGGAGTCGGCGCTTCTATGTCCATTTCTTTGATTAAAAATAAAAAATTATGGGGATTGATTGCCTGCCATCATTCCTCAGCTAATTATCTCACTTGTGAAGTCCGTACGGCTTGCGAGTTTTTGGGTCAAGTCATGTCTTTGGAACTGGCTGCTAAAGAAGATAATGAAGGCATGGAATACAAGATTAGACTCAATTCAATTTTATCAAAATTTGTTGAAATTATTCCTCAAGACGAAAATTTTGTTGAAAGTTTACTCCAAGATCGAATCAATTTATTAGAGTTGACTGCTAGCGAGGGAGCTGCTATTTGTGCAGACAGTAAAGTATGGCTAGTTGGTAAAACACCTAGTGAAACAGAAATTCAAGAATTAATTGAATGGCTCGAACCTCAAATTAATAATGACGTATACTGCACGGACTCGCTGCCAAAAGCTTATCAACCAGCAACAAAATTTAAAGATAGTGCGAGTGGTTTGTTAGCAACGGCTATCTCCAAAAGTCAAAATGACTACATTCTTTGGTTTCGTCCTGAAGTCATTCAAACTGTTAATTGGGGTGGTAATCCTCATAAACCAGTTGAAGTACAACAGGATGGAAGCTTGCGCCTATCCCCGCGCAAATCTTTTGAATTGTGGCAAGAAACAGTAAAATTAAAATCTCTACCTTGGCAACAATGCGAAATTGATGTAGCAGTAGAACTGAGAAGTGCCATTGTGGGTATTGTGCTGCGTCAAGCAGCGGAACTAGCACGAATTAATAGTGAGTTAGAACGGAGTAATAGCGAACTCGATGCCTTTGCATATATTGCTTCCCACGATTTAAAAGAGCCATTACGAGGGATTCATAACTACTCCAGCTTTTTACTTGAAGATTATGCAGATATTCTGAATGAAGACGGCGCGCTTAAACTACAAACTTTGGTACGTTTGACGCAGCGAATGGAGGATTTGATTGAATCTCTACTTCACTTCTCGCGGTTGGGAAGGGTAGAGCTTTCTTTCCAAACCACGAATTTAAATGAATTAGTTAATAACGTCATTGAGGTCTTAAATATCAGCTTGAAAGAAGACAAAGCTAATATTCGCATTTCTCAAATTTTACCAGCTATTGAATGCGATCGCGTCCAAGTTAGTGAAGTTTTTAGTAATCTAATTAGCAATGCAATTAAATACAACAACAAAGTAGATAAATTTGTGGAAATTGGTTATTTAGACCCCGAACATAAATCTGACAATAGCCAAACCAATTCCTTTATTTTCTATGTTAGAGATAACGGTATTGGAATTAGAGAAAAACATTTAGAGACGATTTTCCGCATATTTAAGCGACTACATGCACCGAATCGATATGGAGGTGGAACTGGCGCTGGTTTAACTATTGCCAAGAAAATTGTAGAACGTCATGGCGGGAAAATTTGGGTGGAATCAACTTATGGAGAAGGTAGTACGTTTTATTTTACATTGCCCGGTTAA
- a CDS encoding response regulator, with amino-acid sequence MASISTQPLLLIEDSDEDFEAFWRIMRKLSVTTPIHRCTDGDDALDYLYHDGEYADLEQVLRPAFIVLDLNLPGTDGREVLEQIKQDEELKIIPIVVFTTSSNPKDVEVCYRYGVNGYIIKPMDVKKLMHTIQILIQYWFEVVILPNSRR; translated from the coding sequence ATGGCTAGTATATCGACCCAACCATTGTTGTTAATTGAAGATAGCGATGAAGATTTTGAAGCTTTCTGGCGGATAATGCGGAAGTTATCTGTTACCACTCCTATTCATCGCTGTACTGATGGTGACGATGCATTAGACTACTTATATCATGATGGCGAGTACGCCGATCTAGAGCAAGTACTCCGTCCAGCCTTTATTGTTCTTGACTTAAATCTACCAGGTACAGATGGGCGGGAAGTACTGGAACAGATCAAGCAAGACGAGGAGTTAAAAATAATTCCTATTGTAGTATTTACAACATCTTCTAATCCAAAAGACGTGGAGGTTTGTTATCGCTATGGCGTGAATGGCTACATCATTAAACCAATGGATGTGAAAAAATTAATGCATACGATTCAAATTCTCATTCAATACTGGTTTGAAGTTGTGATTCTACCTAATAGTAGGAGGTAG
- a CDS encoding hybrid sensor histidine kinase/response regulator produces MSFERTVLIVDDSPEDRETYRRFLLTDDRYHYIFLEADYGENGLEVCKLVQPDAILLDFHLPDIDGIEFLCELKTQFGKMQLPVIMLTGRGNEDVAVQAMKSGAADYLVKGKTTSENLRLAIHNILERDRLKQQLEQSEDRFRTSIENMLDCFGIYKSLRDDSGKIVDFVVEYVNTAACANNRMTAAAQIGKKLCEILPFHRENGLFNEYCRVVETGAPLTKEDLIYSDRFNQEYLTRAFDIRANKLGDGFVASWRDITDRKRSSERLRLLESVVVNANDAVIITAIAPIEEPAPRIIYVNQAFTNLTGYTCEEVVGRSPRFLQGAKTNKAALQRIRDALQARQAVQEELINYRKDGSEFWVDISIAPVADAAGQYTHFVAIQRDISDRKQSEIENARMLELAQQGQREAEAANRAKDEFVAMVSHDLRSPLNAILGWAKLLKTREVNVEIAARALDAIERNAQSQAKLLEDLLDVSRMIRGKLELQETQFNLAALVEESVETTFLAASAKQIHLELRIQNSAVGIIVSGDRDRLQQVLDNLLSNAIKFTPEGGRVEVRLTQGIGEQRSRGAEEQGRLEATPDSRLPIPDSLSYAQIQIIDTGNGISPEFLPHVFDRFCQAQSPNKQGGLGLGLAIARHIVELHGGTIHAASLGVGQGATFTIQLPLMPPK; encoded by the coding sequence ATGAGTTTTGAGAGAACAGTTCTCATCGTTGATGATTCCCCTGAAGATCGAGAAACATACCGTCGCTTCTTACTTACTGACGATCGCTACCATTACATATTTTTAGAAGCAGATTATGGTGAGAATGGACTAGAAGTATGCAAACTAGTACAGCCAGATGCTATTTTGTTAGACTTTCACCTCCCTGATATTGACGGTATTGAGTTTTTATGCGAGTTAAAAACTCAATTCGGTAAAATGCAATTACCTGTAATTATGTTGACAGGACGAGGAAATGAAGATGTTGCCGTGCAAGCAATGAAAAGCGGTGCGGCTGACTATTTGGTAAAAGGAAAAACTACGTCAGAAAATCTCCGTTTAGCAATTCATAATATTTTAGAGCGCGATCGCTTAAAACAGCAATTAGAGCAAAGTGAAGACAGATTTCGCACATCAATTGAAAACATGCTCGATTGCTTCGGAATTTATAAAAGCCTGCGGGACGATTCAGGCAAAATTGTCGATTTTGTTGTCGAGTACGTGAATACAGCAGCATGTGCTAATAACCGCATGACAGCAGCAGCACAAATTGGTAAAAAACTCTGTGAAATTTTGCCTTTTCATCGAGAGAATGGATTATTTAATGAATATTGTCGGGTGGTAGAGACAGGCGCACCTCTGACAAAAGAAGACTTAATTTACTCGGATAGATTTAACCAAGAATATTTAACCAGAGCCTTTGATATCCGAGCAAATAAATTGGGCGATGGTTTTGTGGCTTCCTGGCGGGATATCACCGATCGCAAACGTTCTTCAGAGCGTTTGCGATTACTAGAATCTGTCGTTGTCAATGCTAACGATGCCGTCATCATAACCGCGATCGCCCCTATCGAGGAGCCAGCACCGCGAATCATATATGTCAATCAAGCCTTCACTAACTTAACTGGTTATACCTGTGAAGAAGTTGTAGGCAGATCGCCGCGTTTTCTCCAAGGTGCTAAAACCAATAAAGCAGCTCTCCAACGTATTCGGGATGCCTTACAAGCCAGACAAGCAGTACAAGAAGAACTGATTAATTATCGTAAGGATGGCTCGGAATTTTGGGTAGACATTAGCATTGCACCTGTAGCTGATGCCGCAGGGCAATACACTCATTTTGTTGCCATTCAACGCGATATCAGCGATCGCAAACAGAGCGAAATCGAAAACGCTCGGATGCTGGAACTAGCTCAGCAAGGACAGAGAGAAGCTGAAGCCGCTAACCGTGCCAAAGATGAGTTTGTGGCAATGGTGTCTCACGATTTGCGCTCTCCCCTGAATGCGATTCTGGGTTGGGCAAAACTGCTCAAGACTCGTGAGGTGAATGTGGAAATCGCTGCCCGTGCCTTAGACGCGATCGAACGTAACGCCCAATCTCAAGCCAAGTTGCTCGAAGATCTGTTAGATGTGTCGCGCATGATTCGCGGCAAACTAGAACTGCAAGAGACTCAGTTCAATTTAGCTGCCCTTGTAGAAGAGTCGGTTGAAACTACTTTTCTTGCTGCTAGCGCCAAGCAGATTCATTTAGAACTCCGAATTCAAAATTCAGCAGTTGGAATTATTGTTTCTGGCGATCGCGATCGCTTGCAACAAGTTTTGGATAATTTACTTTCAAACGCAATTAAATTTACCCCAGAAGGCGGAAGAGTTGAGGTGCGGCTGACTCAAGGGATTGGGGAGCAGAGGAGCAGAGGAGCAGAGGAGCAGGGGAGACTAGAAGCAACCCCCGACTCCCGACTCCCGATTCCCGACTCCCTCTCTTACGCTCAAATTCAAATTATCGACACGGGCAATGGTATTAGTCCTGAGTTTTTACCCCACGTCTTCGATCGCTTTTGTCAAGCCCAGAGTCCTAATAAGCAAGGAGGATTGGGACTGGGATTGGCGATCGCCCGTCACATAGTAGAATTGCATGGTGGGACAATTCACGCCGCAAGTCT